A stretch of the Archangium violaceum genome encodes the following:
- a CDS encoding HAD family hydrolase, protein MMVPNAILFDMDGVLVRSEEAWLRVLEDAGRRFRGSPVTREEFAPTFGQGTAEDVRVFGLRCTPAELDAFYVEHLPRHAGEVWVNPDARELLEALASRGVRRAVVTNSVSALARTLLGAARLLDYFEVLACSDLVANAKPAPDLVHYALGRLGVAPGAALMVGDSRFDRGAAGAAGVRFVGLGLDGDARIERLGELLRFADARIPG, encoded by the coding sequence ATGATGGTTCCGAACGCCATTCTCTTCGACATGGATGGCGTCCTCGTGCGCAGCGAGGAGGCCTGGCTGAGGGTATTGGAAGACGCGGGACGGCGCTTCCGGGGCAGTCCGGTGACGCGCGAGGAGTTCGCGCCCACCTTCGGGCAGGGCACGGCCGAGGACGTGCGCGTCTTCGGCCTGCGCTGCACCCCCGCCGAGCTCGATGCCTTCTACGTGGAGCACCTGCCGCGCCACGCGGGCGAGGTGTGGGTGAATCCGGACGCGCGTGAGCTGCTGGAGGCCCTGGCCTCGCGTGGCGTGCGGCGCGCGGTGGTGACCAACTCGGTCTCCGCCCTGGCCCGGACGCTGCTCGGGGCCGCGCGCCTGCTCGACTACTTCGAGGTGCTGGCGTGCTCGGACCTGGTGGCGAACGCGAAGCCGGCACCGGACCTGGTGCATTACGCGCTCGGCCGGTTGGGTGTGGCGCCGGGTGCTGCCCTCATGGTGGGCGACTCGCGTTTCGACCGGGGCGCGGCCGGGGCCGCGGGCGTGCGCTTCGTCGGGTTGGGACTGGACGGGGACGCGCGCATCGAGCGGCTGGGCGAGCTCTTGCGCTTCGCGGATGCACGCATCCCGGGTTGA
- the trxA gene encoding thioredoxin — MATMEIGKENFESTVSKQGIVMLDWWAAWCGPCRAFAPVYEKASEKHADITFGKIDTDAQPELSGMFQIRSIPTLMIFRDGIMLFEQAGALPAPVLEELIGKVRALDMDEVRREIEKRKKEQEPQA, encoded by the coding sequence ATGGCCACGATGGAAATCGGCAAGGAGAACTTCGAGTCCACGGTGTCCAAGCAGGGCATCGTGATGCTCGACTGGTGGGCGGCGTGGTGCGGCCCATGCCGGGCCTTCGCGCCCGTCTACGAGAAGGCTTCCGAGAAGCACGCGGACATCACCTTCGGGAAGATCGACACGGACGCGCAGCCGGAGCTCTCCGGCATGTTCCAGATCCGCTCCATCCCCACGCTGATGATCTTCCGTGACGGCATCATGCTCTTCGAGCAGGCCGGGGCGCTGCCGGCGCCGGTGTTGGAGGAGCTCATCGGCAAGGTGCGCGCGCTCGACATGGACGAGGTGCGCCGGGAGATCGAGAAGCGCAAGAAGGAGCAGGAGCCGCAGGCCTGA
- a CDS encoding FKBP-type peptidyl-prolyl cis-trans isomerase: MSLKVEDLKVGTGAEATPGKTVTVHYVGTLTNGSKFDSSRDRNEGFTFPLGAGRVIKGWDQGVAGMKVGGVRKLTIPPELGYGPGGFPPVIPPNSTLVFEVELLAVR; the protein is encoded by the coding sequence ATGAGCTTGAAGGTGGAAGACCTGAAGGTGGGGACGGGCGCCGAGGCGACTCCGGGGAAGACGGTGACGGTGCACTACGTGGGCACGCTCACCAACGGTTCGAAGTTCGACAGCAGCCGTGACCGCAACGAGGGCTTCACCTTCCCGCTCGGCGCGGGCCGCGTCATCAAGGGCTGGGACCAGGGCGTGGCGGGCATGAAGGTTGGCGGCGTGCGCAAGCTCACCATCCCGCCGGAGCTGGGCTACGGCCCGGGTGGCTTTCCGCCCGTGATTCCCCCCAACTCCACGCTCGTCTTCGAAGTGGAACTGCTGGCGGTTCGTTAG
- the nadE gene encoding NAD(+) synthase codes for MRLVKIGLASVNTTVGAFARNVDKALDVARRMAADEVTVGVFQEQLIGGYPPEDLVQWQGFVDHQWPQLERFARETASLPTLFLLGVAVNHQGLRYNCAALVAGGRILGLVPKEKLPTYNIFYEGRTFSRGAPGMREEFRGIPFGDYLFRFDFGLIAPEVCEDIWSADVPMRRRTYSGAELVVNLSASPFRVGHGDTRREVLATRASDHQCTIAYSNALGSNDGIIFDGGGFIYQNGKPVLEEPRFQEGFAAAVVDLDRTLRLRAENTTWRSDRESWLREGGELVPTIECSSAFTSRREKLRYPVPAHRSFFLPGPDTRRSPREALCEDILDALSLGVGDYFEKNRAFKVIGIALSGGRDSLLTLLIAHRYAKRVRPDNPGSLLRAFYMPSRYSSDATRDAAETIARDLGVPFQVVPIEEAFERELAIARTMLAGGEVTPITEQNVQARLRAQRMWNWSNSSGGLFLQTGNMSERAVGYTTTGGDLMGALAVIANVPKTVVMYLLDYLLEKTGYEGIRKVLAKPAGPELAHNQVGEEELMPFPILDACFYLFAGEKMVPAEMLIALEAMFPEVERARLQGYVEKFTRLFLQSIYKWVQAPLSLHIGNLDLDRERALQLPVVTSSDWTRG; via the coding sequence ATGCGGCTCGTGAAGATTGGGCTCGCCAGCGTCAACACCACCGTGGGCGCCTTCGCCCGGAACGTGGACAAGGCGCTCGACGTAGCGCGCCGGATGGCCGCCGACGAGGTCACCGTGGGCGTCTTCCAGGAGCAGCTCATCGGCGGCTATCCCCCCGAGGATCTGGTGCAGTGGCAGGGCTTCGTCGACCACCAGTGGCCCCAGCTCGAGCGCTTCGCTCGCGAGACGGCCTCGCTGCCCACCCTGTTCCTCCTGGGCGTGGCGGTGAATCACCAGGGCCTGCGCTACAACTGCGCCGCGCTCGTGGCCGGGGGGAGGATCCTCGGCCTGGTGCCCAAGGAGAAGCTGCCCACCTACAACATCTTCTACGAGGGGCGTACCTTCTCCCGCGGCGCCCCCGGCATGCGCGAGGAGTTCCGGGGCATCCCCTTCGGCGACTACCTCTTCCGCTTCGACTTCGGCCTCATCGCCCCCGAGGTATGTGAGGACATCTGGAGCGCGGATGTCCCCATGCGCCGGCGCACCTACTCGGGCGCGGAGCTGGTGGTGAACCTGTCCGCCTCGCCCTTCCGCGTGGGCCACGGGGACACCCGGCGCGAGGTGCTCGCCACCCGCGCGTCGGACCACCAGTGCACCATCGCCTACTCCAACGCGCTGGGGAGCAACGACGGCATCATCTTCGACGGAGGTGGCTTCATCTACCAGAACGGCAAGCCCGTGCTGGAGGAGCCGCGCTTCCAGGAGGGCTTCGCCGCGGCCGTGGTGGACCTGGACCGGACCCTGCGCCTGCGCGCGGAGAACACCACCTGGCGCAGCGACCGTGAGTCGTGGCTGCGCGAGGGCGGCGAGCTGGTGCCCACCATCGAGTGCTCGAGCGCCTTCACCAGCCGGCGCGAGAAGCTGCGCTATCCGGTGCCCGCGCACCGCAGCTTCTTCCTCCCGGGTCCCGACACGCGCCGCTCGCCCCGGGAGGCGTTGTGCGAGGACATCCTCGACGCGCTCTCGCTGGGGGTCGGCGACTACTTCGAGAAGAATCGCGCCTTCAAGGTCATCGGCATCGCGCTGTCCGGTGGGCGCGACTCGCTGCTGACCCTGCTCATCGCCCATCGCTACGCGAAGCGCGTACGGCCGGACAACCCGGGCAGCCTGCTGCGCGCCTTCTACATGCCCAGCCGCTACTCCAGCGACGCCACCCGCGACGCCGCGGAGACCATCGCCCGGGACCTGGGCGTGCCCTTCCAGGTGGTCCCCATCGAGGAGGCCTTCGAGCGCGAGCTGGCCATCGCGCGCACCATGCTCGCGGGTGGCGAGGTGACGCCCATCACCGAGCAGAACGTCCAGGCCCGCCTGCGCGCCCAGCGCATGTGGAACTGGTCCAACTCCAGCGGTGGCCTCTTCCTGCAGACGGGCAACATGAGCGAGCGCGCCGTGGGCTACACCACCACGGGTGGAGATCTCATGGGCGCGCTGGCCGTCATCGCCAACGTGCCCAAGACGGTCGTCATGTACCTGCTGGACTACCTGCTGGAGAAGACGGGTTACGAGGGCATCCGCAAGGTGCTGGCCAAGCCGGCCGGGCCGGAGCTGGCGCACAACCAGGTGGGCGAGGAGGAGCTGATGCCCTTCCCCATCCTGGATGCCTGCTTCTACCTGTTCGCCGGCGAGAAGATGGTGCCCGCGGAGATGCTCATCGCGCTGGAGGCCATGTTCCCCGAGGTGGAGCGCGCGCGGCTGCAAGGCTACGTGGAGAAGTTCACCCGGCTCTTCCTCCAGTCCATCTACAAGTGGGTGCAGGCTCCGCTGTCGCTGCACATCGGCAACCTGGACCTGGACCGCGAGCGCGCGTTGCAGCTCCCCGTCGTGACGAGTAGCGACTGGACACGCGGGTGA
- a CDS encoding LON peptidase substrate-binding domain-containing protein: MTTALERIERTTQALKVFPLPSAVLFPHAALPLHIFEPRYRALVRDALAGDKVMALAQLEPGWEGQYGERPPMLPMMCAGLIIWHEELPDGRYNILLQGVARARLLAELPSEKLYRETRVQLLPDPVYQGPEEERLRQAVFELAGRVPASFAENLLPVVARTQGGALADVVAAAVIPEPERRQELLCELDVRARLEAVLDDVGELIARLSPVKPVGPLN; the protein is encoded by the coding sequence ATGACGACGGCTCTCGAACGTATCGAGCGTACAACCCAGGCGCTCAAGGTCTTCCCGCTGCCCTCCGCGGTCCTCTTCCCGCATGCGGCCCTGCCCCTGCACATCTTCGAACCGCGCTACCGCGCCCTGGTGCGCGACGCGCTGGCCGGGGACAAGGTGATGGCGCTCGCCCAGCTGGAGCCCGGGTGGGAGGGCCAGTACGGTGAGCGGCCGCCCATGCTGCCGATGATGTGCGCCGGGCTCATCATCTGGCACGAGGAGCTGCCGGACGGGCGCTACAACATCCTCTTGCAGGGCGTGGCGCGCGCCCGCCTCCTCGCCGAGCTGCCCTCCGAGAAGCTGTACCGCGAGACGCGCGTGCAGCTGCTGCCGGACCCCGTCTACCAGGGGCCCGAGGAGGAGCGGTTGCGGCAGGCCGTCTTCGAGCTGGCGGGACGTGTGCCGGCCTCCTTCGCGGAGAACCTCCTGCCGGTGGTGGCCCGCACCCAGGGGGGCGCCCTGGCGGACGTGGTGGCCGCCGCCGTCATCCCCGAGCCGGAGCGGCGCCAGGAGCTGCTGTGCGAGCTGGACGTGCGCGCGCGGCTCGAGGCGGTGCTGGACGACGTGGGCGAGCTCATCGCCCGCCTCAGTCCGGTGAAGCCCGTCGGACCCTTGAATTAA
- a CDS encoding YqaA family protein, whose translation MTDPMPVAAPPAKLSWYRRLYLRVEALSSTKHAVAAMLLVSVVDGSVFPIPPFALLVPMVLAQPKKWFRYALLGTVASIFGGFIGYYLGDLLRQGAVSFLHIDLNMRIQRFGIDATLGELLGQNFWALALLCSVLPTPFKVVAIGSGMVGVPLDRFFLAAVLGRSVRFFAVSGVMRFFGPTARKWLRV comes from the coding sequence ATGACCGACCCCATGCCCGTGGCCGCTCCTCCGGCCAAGCTTTCCTGGTACCGCCGGCTCTACCTGCGCGTGGAAGCGCTCTCCTCCACGAAGCATGCCGTGGCCGCGATGCTCCTGGTGTCCGTGGTGGACGGCTCGGTGTTCCCGATTCCACCCTTCGCGCTGCTCGTGCCCATGGTGCTCGCGCAGCCGAAGAAGTGGTTCCGCTATGCACTGCTGGGCACGGTGGCCAGCATCTTCGGCGGCTTCATCGGGTACTACCTGGGAGACCTGCTCCGCCAGGGCGCCGTCAGCTTCCTGCACATCGACCTGAACATGCGCATCCAGCGCTTCGGCATCGACGCGACGCTGGGCGAGCTGCTGGGGCAGAACTTCTGGGCGCTCGCGCTGCTGTGCTCCGTGCTGCCCACCCCGTTCAAGGTGGTGGCCATCGGCAGCGGCATGGTGGGCGTGCCGCTGGACCGCTTCTTCCTGGCGGCGGTGCTGGGGCGCTCGGTGCGCTTCTTCGCGGTGTCGGGCGTGATGCGCTTCTTCGGACCCACCGCCCGCAAGTGGCTGCGCGTCTGA
- a CDS encoding MASE1 domain-containing protein — MLVLAVVYFVTACLGLTQATISVVSPVWPATGVSLAGLYLLGMSRWPAVFVAAIAANMGFGGLPLTAALAIGLGNTLEAVLGVLLLRRLGFSPTLARTQDVLAFTTAAATCTLASVLMGMLGLVLSGQPLSGGFVLTAWVWWLGNGMGALVVGPAVLLLSRRHPEPRWREALVLTVLILAVGLWSFSGCRQGPPVSYAQVFLLFPLVVWAALRFGSHGAALSTLLIAAVSIWGTIAGHGPFISTTHGPAVDLLELQLFLAAVAFTGLLLAATRAERGTANAQLELLATAVRGVREGVLICEVRPGEEASLVFANESFQEMVGWRYEELVGRTPWQLCGTGMEPEAVQGMEKALREGGFFRGEVVLAHKDGSRVYSEMQLSPVRDARGRVAHFVATHRDVTTQKQLQAKLVSAERIAAVGTLAAGVGHEINNPLAYLVLNLEGAEQGLKRGPEGLAEARARLECAREGAERIRVIVRDLKVFSRQAGEERAMLDVNEVVVPALRMAAHAVRPRARLVEDFGHPPRVMGSEARLGQVMLNLLVNALQAIPEGNPEKHEVRVRTGSDAAGRALVEVSDTGCGMSPTVQARIFDPFFTTKSSGEGTGLGLAICQQIVQAHGGELRVRSEEGKGSVFTVLLPAAEQEFVPAPVSVAPTPEPAHPPRRRILIIDDEPRLAQSMRMLIEPSHDVFVTTRGAEALAWVGEGQRFDLVLCDLQMPGTTGMDVYSHLRAHVPEMAERLVFISGGAYTQATRDFVRSVRNRILEKPVRPDELLATIDEALAETAA, encoded by the coding sequence AGGCGACCATCAGCGTGGTGAGCCCGGTGTGGCCCGCCACGGGGGTGTCGCTGGCGGGCCTCTATCTCCTCGGGATGTCGCGCTGGCCGGCCGTCTTCGTGGCGGCTATTGCCGCCAACATGGGGTTCGGCGGCCTGCCGTTGACGGCCGCGCTGGCCATTGGCCTTGGCAACACACTGGAGGCGGTGCTGGGGGTGCTGCTGCTGAGGCGCCTCGGTTTTTCTCCCACGCTGGCTCGCACCCAGGACGTGCTGGCGTTCACCACCGCGGCGGCCACGTGTACGTTGGCCAGCGTCCTGATGGGGATGTTGGGCCTCGTGCTGTCCGGACAGCCCCTCTCGGGTGGATTCGTCCTCACGGCCTGGGTGTGGTGGCTGGGCAACGGCATGGGCGCGCTGGTGGTGGGGCCGGCGGTGCTGCTGCTGTCCCGGCGGCACCCGGAGCCGCGCTGGCGTGAGGCGCTGGTGCTGACGGTGCTCATCCTCGCGGTGGGCCTGTGGTCGTTCAGTGGATGCCGCCAGGGGCCTCCGGTGTCCTACGCGCAGGTGTTCCTCCTCTTTCCCCTGGTCGTCTGGGCGGCGTTGCGCTTCGGGTCTCACGGTGCGGCGCTCTCCACCCTCCTCATCGCGGCGGTGTCCATCTGGGGCACCATCGCGGGCCATGGCCCGTTCATCTCGACGACCCACGGGCCGGCGGTGGACCTGCTGGAGCTGCAGCTCTTCCTGGCCGCCGTCGCCTTCACCGGCCTGCTGCTGGCGGCGACGCGCGCCGAGCGGGGCACCGCCAACGCACAGCTGGAGTTGCTGGCCACCGCCGTGCGTGGCGTGCGCGAGGGCGTGCTCATCTGCGAGGTGCGTCCGGGCGAGGAGGCGAGTCTGGTGTTCGCCAACGAGTCCTTCCAGGAGATGGTGGGTTGGCGGTACGAGGAGCTGGTGGGGCGCACGCCCTGGCAGCTGTGTGGGACCGGGATGGAGCCGGAGGCGGTGCAGGGGATGGAGAAGGCGCTGCGCGAGGGGGGCTTCTTCCGGGGCGAGGTGGTGCTGGCGCACAAGGACGGCTCGCGGGTGTACAGCGAGATGCAGCTGTCCCCGGTGCGCGACGCGAGGGGCCGGGTGGCGCACTTCGTGGCCACCCACCGGGATGTCACCACGCAGAAGCAGCTCCAGGCGAAGCTGGTGTCCGCCGAGCGCATCGCCGCGGTGGGCACGCTGGCCGCGGGCGTGGGGCACGAAATCAACAACCCGCTCGCCTACCTGGTGCTGAACCTCGAGGGCGCGGAGCAGGGCCTGAAGCGGGGGCCGGAGGGCCTGGCCGAGGCCCGGGCCCGGTTGGAGTGTGCCCGCGAGGGCGCGGAGCGCATCCGCGTCATCGTGCGCGATTTGAAGGTGTTCAGCCGACAGGCAGGGGAGGAGCGCGCCATGCTGGACGTCAACGAAGTGGTGGTCCCCGCGCTGCGAATGGCGGCCCACGCGGTGCGCCCGCGTGCCCGCCTGGTGGAGGATTTCGGCCATCCGCCCCGGGTGATGGGCAGCGAGGCGCGGCTCGGGCAGGTGATGCTCAACCTGCTCGTCAACGCGCTGCAGGCCATCCCCGAGGGGAATCCGGAGAAACACGAGGTGCGCGTGCGCACCGGCAGCGACGCCGCGGGCCGTGCCCTGGTGGAAGTGTCGGACACGGGCTGTGGCATGTCCCCCACCGTACAGGCGCGGATCTTCGACCCGTTCTTCACCACCAAGTCGTCCGGAGAGGGCACCGGGTTGGGGCTCGCCATCTGCCAGCAGATCGTCCAGGCCCACGGCGGCGAGCTGCGGGTGCGCAGCGAGGAGGGCAAGGGCTCCGTCTTCACCGTGCTCCTGCCCGCCGCCGAGCAGGAGTTCGTTCCGGCTCCCGTGTCCGTGGCGCCCACCCCCGAGCCCGCGCACCCTCCGCGCCGGCGCATCCTCATCATCGACGACGAGCCACGCCTGGCGCAGTCCATGCGCATGCTCATCGAGCCCTCACACGACGTGTTCGTCACCACGCGCGGCGCCGAGGCCCTGGCGTGGGTGGGCGAGGGCCAGCGCTTCGATCTGGTGCTGTGTGATTTGCAGATGCCGGGGACGACGGGGATGGACGTCTACTCGCACCTGCGCGCGCACGTGCCGGAGATGGCCGAGCGGCTCGTCTTCATCTCCGGAGGGGCCTACACCCAGGCCACGCGCGACTTCGTCCGCTCGGTGCGCAACCGGATATTGGAGAAGCCGGTGCGGCCCGACGAGCTGCTGGCCACCATCGACGAGGCGCTGGCCGAAACCGCGGCCTGA